In one window of Microplitis demolitor isolate Queensland-Clemson2020A chromosome 4, iyMicDemo2.1a, whole genome shotgun sequence DNA:
- the LOC103574235 gene encoding phenoloxidase-activating factor 1-like has translation MYQGDFYSRDYRYSNTLACPDNKICIPLDYCSDIVTLLNEATIPIHRFRQAVCGYVGKTAKVCCNSPRDIGNYNPDYSNKNPDHSSDPKPRDCGQSLIRSYTSTLGAYPFVARIGFINLCDGSIKYPCTGTILNERTVLTTATCALANSDDYKLHSVLIGDFDTSTNPDCNKLFCAYCSQSYDISYVVKHPNFKAETYERNIALVRLNKSIAFTLTAQPICYSDQQYITIGSTAILVGWGKLSDNIKSTEQQILPIKILQTQNCDEFMSQGFDVELCAVGYQDPCSGFSGSPLITRDGSGFTVIGMLSYGSSCDANKRLPSVFVNIQKYALWITENS, from the exons ATGTAtcaag GTGATTTTTATTCACGTGATTATCGATATAGTAATACATTAGCATGTccagataataaaatatgtattccACTGGATTATTGTTCTGATATAGTGACATTATTAAATGAAGCTACTATTCCTATCCATCG atttcGACAAGCTGTTTGTGGCTACGTAGGAAAAACAGCTAAAGTTTGTTGTAATTCACCTCGTGACATTGGCAATTATAATCCtgattatagtaataaaaatccaGATCATTCATCAGATCCTAAACCACGGGACTGTGGGCAAAGTTTAATAAGAAGTTATACTTCAACTTTAGGAGCATATCCTTTTGTTGCGAGAATCGGATTTATTA atctATGTGATGGAAGTATTAAATATCCTTGTACTGgaacaattttaaatgaacGAACTGTATTAACTACTGCAACATGTGCTTTAGCTAATTCTGACGATTATaaact aCATTCAGTATTAATTGGCGACTTTGATACATCAACAAATCCAGATTGTAATAAACTATTTTGTGCATATTGTTCACAATCATATGATATATCTTACGTAGTAAAACATCCAAATTTTAAAGCTGAAACATATGAACGCAATATTGCTCTTGTTCGTCTCAATAAATCTATTGCATTTACac taACAGCACAACCTATTTGTTACTCTGATCAACAATATATTACAATCGGTAGTACTGCAATACTTGTAGGCTGGGGAAAATTATCagataatataaaatcaaCTGAACAACAAATattaccaattaaaatattacaaacacAAAATTGCGATGAATTCATGTCTCAAGGTTTTGATGTTGAGCTCTGTGCCGTTGGTTATCAAGATCCTTGTTCAGGATTCAGTGGCAGTCCTTTAATCACTCGTGATGGAAGTGGTTTTACagtg atcGGAATGTTATCTTATGGTTCTAGTTGTGATGCAAATAAACGTTTACCATcagtatttgtaaatattcaaaaatacgCCTTGTGGATAACGGAAAATTCTTGA